A DNA window from Candidatus Cloacimonadota bacterium contains the following coding sequences:
- a CDS encoding DUF3795 domain-containing protein encodes MCKMIGSCGIVCSDCPAFIATQNDDEDLRKKTAADWAKMYDADIKPEDVFCVGCLQSNGRLFSHCNVCEIRKCCREKGIDNCAYCPDYACDKIIEFFGFVPDAKLTLERIRNS; translated from the coding sequence ATGTGCAAAATGATAGGTTCTTGCGGGATTGTCTGTTCAGATTGTCCGGCTTTTATTGCCACCCAGAATGATGATGAAGACTTAAGAAAAAAGACTGCTGCTGATTGGGCAAAAATGTATGATGCAGACATAAAACCGGAAGATGTTTTTTGTGTCGGCTGTCTGCAAAGCAACGGTCGTTTGTTCAGTCATTGCAATGTTTGTGAAATACGAAAGTGCTGTCGGGAAAAAGGAATTGATAATTGTGCTTATTGTCCTGATTATGCCTGCGACAAGATCATCGAGTTTTTCGGATTTGTCCCGGATGCGAAACTTACATTGGAGAGAATCAGGAACAGTTAA